The nucleotide window AGCTTGAACTGCGATTTTGCCTTTGCCCATCTTAAGATCTTTTCTGACTAAAATAGCTAATTTGTATTTATTTTCATTCATTTTTAGAAATCAATCATGAAATATTAGATTTGAAATTCATTTGTTAACATATTCTTCTCTTGTGATATATTCCTCTCTATAACTTTTACCTTTCCATCTGAAGATATGTCTATTATATTAAATGAATGTCCTAATCTTGCTCTAGTTCTTATGTTTGATGTAGTTCCTGCATTTATAAGAATGGCATTATTTATACGTAAATATCTTCTCACATGCCTATGACCCATTAAGACTAGATTTACCTTATTAACTAATACTGTTTCAAGAATGTCTCCAGCATCTTCAAGAATATTTTTCTCTCGGCCAGCATGAGGAATTGGAACTAAGTGATGATGAAAAGCAACAATTTTAATTCTATCATCAGAAATCTCTTTCAAACTCTCTTCCAAATAATCCTGTCTCCTTCTTCCCAACCTTCCTTCGTCTCTATCCGGTTCTGGGCTATTCATGATAAATATGACACTATCATCAACTTCGACTTTATGGTCTAAAGGTCCGATTAATTCCTTAAACAAAGAGTGGCCATAATTACGCTGATCATGATTTCCTGGCGCCACTAAAACTTTGGTCTTTAACATCCCCAACTTTTCTAGGCTAAATTCGTAATCCGATAGAACGCCATTGTCTGTTAAGTCACCAGTGTGGATAATGACATTTGGTTGAGGTTTGAGATTAT belongs to Candidatus Bathyarchaeota archaeon and includes:
- a CDS encoding metallophosphoesterase — its product is MSDLHFRIAHISDTHISRHGNFVEKMFDKTVNEINNLKPQPNVIIHTGDLTDNGVLSDYEFSLEKLGMLKTKVLVAPGNHDQRNYGHSLFKELIGPLDHKVEVDDSVIFIMNSPEPDRDEGRLGRRRQDYLEESLKEISDDRIKIVAFHHHLVPIPHAGREKNILEDAGDILETVLVNKVNLVLMGHRHVRRYLRINNAILINAGTTSNIRTRARLGHSFNIIDISSDGKVKVIERNISQEKNMLTNEFQI